A section of the Petrimonas sulfuriphila genome encodes:
- the istB gene encoding IS21-like element helper ATPase IstB: MKQIENMKQYAGILRLGYLSKNLQPMLHQASIDTPGYADFLENMLVKELEQRQLNDYRRRTKLARLPRAHELDEYDYKASSSIGIRQMTQLRELLWVDQLYNLVLMGPSGTGKTYLAGGLVNDAIKKGYRAYFTTMADLIGVLNRKEIISSAMSTYKRYTKAHLIAIDDIMMFPVQKSEAVALFNLINHLHEQCSIIITTNKSPSQWAETLDDEVLATAILDRLLYRCEVIRFEGNGYRMDNRKTFLEKE, from the coding sequence ATGAAGCAGATAGAAAACATGAAGCAATATGCCGGCATACTTCGTTTGGGATACCTGAGCAAAAACTTGCAGCCGATGCTTCACCAGGCGAGCATAGATACACCGGGATACGCGGACTTCCTGGAGAACATGCTTGTAAAAGAGCTGGAGCAGCGACAGCTGAATGATTACCGGCGCAGGACTAAACTGGCCCGTCTGCCACGTGCACACGAGCTTGACGAGTACGATTACAAGGCCTCGAGCAGCATCGGCATAAGGCAGATGACACAGCTCAGGGAGCTGCTCTGGGTCGATCAGCTATACAACCTGGTGCTGATGGGTCCAAGCGGTACGGGCAAAACATACCTGGCCGGGGGACTGGTCAATGATGCCATCAAGAAAGGTTATAGGGCCTATTTTACCACCATGGCTGACCTGATAGGCGTGCTCAACAGGAAAGAAATCATCTCATCGGCAATGAGCACCTACAAGCGATACACCAAGGCACACCTGATTGCCATAGATGACATCATGATGTTCCCGGTGCAAAAGAGTGAAGCGGTGGCTCTGTTCAATCTGATCAATCACCTGCATGAGCAGTGCTCGATCATCATCACCACTAACAAGTCACCCAGCCAGTGGGCGGAGACACTGGATGATGAAGTGTTAGCCACAGCCATCCTGGATCGACTGCTATATCGTTGCGAGGTGATCAGGTTCGAGGGAAACGGTTACCGTATGGACAACCGGAAAACTTTCCTTGAGAAAGAATAA
- a CDS encoding DEAD/DEAH box helicase family protein: protein MTTKTETKQFQYEIQSYQEDCVTNITSLFESLRQKVNFGEVLTAHHKKNKYNFPVQDTKNIDIMMETGTGKTFTFIKTIFELSKNFGYKKFIILIPTVPIREGTKTNLEDTKDYFKSLYANEKEKEIETFVYEGGNISAVRQFIGTSHLSVLVMTPSSFSHKDNILNRPLEKDINTPELFVNNQEPPKSYLECLKRLNPIVIMDEPHRFEGNAFKTYFEGFENYFLRFGATFPKKKDSLPLSNVAYVLDSISSFRQSLVKKIVVYTQDVVENTDTLIGIEKVGTVNKAFVSTLTNGIIARRELGVGAVFNGKSIKKINKDTIVLADDTIEKVDYSLSDESLRAMIKETIKIHFEKEKGLFEQGVKALTLFFMEADTSLFRGDNPKIKTFFEEEYKKQYTEIVSKLDQSSDYYKFLQNDFDSENTLQVHKGYFSGDKGNADEKVKAGVDEILKDKKKLLSFESPTRFIFSIWALQEGWDNPNVFTICKLSNQGSEISKLQQIGRGLRICVNQNLQRNTLKNLNDDQETFWKINNLDVVVSSKEHGFVEAIQNEILSNSFLISETFTEQELIKTLKEKSGFDDDTIVTLVDDVLKDKKMIVRKAIVDGQKIYEKSPEFSACN from the coding sequence ATGACGACAAAAACAGAAACAAAACAGTTTCAATATGAAATACAAAGCTATCAGGAGGACTGTGTTACAAACATTACCAGTCTTTTTGAAAGCCTTCGCCAAAAAGTGAATTTTGGTGAGGTGCTGACAGCACACCACAAAAAGAATAAATATAACTTTCCGGTTCAAGACACTAAAAATATTGACATTATGATGGAAACGGGAACGGGGAAAACGTTCACGTTTATCAAAACGATTTTTGAACTGAGTAAGAATTTTGGCTACAAAAAATTTATCATTCTTATCCCTACTGTTCCTATTCGCGAGGGAACAAAAACAAACCTAGAGGATACCAAAGATTATTTTAAAAGCTTATACGCCAACGAAAAAGAAAAGGAAATTGAAACCTTTGTTTACGAAGGTGGAAATATTTCAGCCGTTAGACAATTTATTGGCACTTCGCATTTATCGGTTTTGGTAATGACACCAAGTTCATTCAGCCACAAAGACAATATCTTAAACCGACCATTAGAAAAAGACATTAACACGCCTGAATTATTTGTAAACAATCAAGAACCGCCAAAGTCATATTTGGAATGTTTGAAACGACTAAATCCAATCGTGATAATGGACGAACCTCACCGCTTTGAGGGAAACGCTTTTAAAACATATTTTGAAGGTTTTGAAAATTACTTTTTGCGTTTTGGTGCTACATTCCCAAAAAAGAAAGATAGTTTGCCTTTATCCAATGTAGCGTATGTGTTAGACAGCATTTCTTCGTTCCGACAAAGTTTGGTAAAGAAAATTGTGGTTTATACGCAAGACGTAGTTGAGAACACAGACACACTCATTGGCATTGAAAAAGTTGGAACAGTTAATAAAGCCTTTGTAAGCACTTTAACCAATGGAATTATTGCAAGACGGGAATTAGGCGTTGGGGCAGTTTTCAACGGTAAAAGCATAAAGAAAATAAACAAAGACACCATTGTTTTAGCGGACGACACCATTGAAAAAGTTGATTATTCTTTGTCGGACGAATCATTGCGGGCAATGATTAAAGAAACAATCAAAATTCATTTTGAGAAAGAAAAAGGTTTGTTTGAGCAAGGCGTAAAAGCACTCACTTTGTTTTTTATGGAAGCCGACACCAGTTTATTTCGTGGCGACAATCCAAAAATCAAAACCTTTTTTGAAGAAGAATACAAAAAGCAATACACCGAAATTGTAAGCAAACTTGACCAATCAAGCGACTATTATAAATTCTTGCAAAACGATTTTGACAGCGAAAATACTTTACAAGTTCACAAAGGATATTTTTCAGGCGACAAAGGAAACGCAGACGAAAAAGTAAAAGCAGGAGTTGACGAAATTCTGAAAGACAAAAAGAAATTGCTTTCGTTTGAAAGTCCTACCCGTTTCATTTTCTCCATTTGGGCATTGCAGGAAGGTTGGGACAATCCGAACGTGTTCACCATTTGCAAACTTTCCAATCAGGGAAGCGAAATATCAAAATTGCAACAGATTGGAAGAGGTTTACGCATTTGCGTAAATCAAAACTTACAGCGGAACACACTTAAAAATCTGAATGACGACCAAGAAACATTTTGGAAAATCAACAACCTTGATGTAGTTGTATCAAGCAAAGAACACGGCTTTGTTGAGGCAATTCAAAATGAAATTTTAAGCAACTCATTCTTGATTTCTGAAACATTCACAGAACAAGAACTCATTAAAACACTCAAAGAAAAATCAGGTTTTGACGATGATACAATTGTTACTTTGGTTGATGATGTGCTGAAGGACAAGAAAATGATTGTTCGCAAGGCAATTGTTGACGGACAAAAGATTTACGAAAAATCGCCTGAATTTTCAGCTTGTAATTAG